A genomic stretch from Polyangium spumosum includes:
- a CDS encoding RCC1 domain-containing protein, with protein sequence MRERAHIFFLPGAFALVFAAGLLHAAGCGLRIAENPTQPVPCFHAMDCPPSENPCIVSTCFEQECAMVAAAENTVVQEQEPGDCRMRVCNGNGMSVEIHDDLDVPPDDGNECTAAACKEGARVHVPVEIGEACGESGVCNGKGACGACLPGAERCEGNAVATCSAEGAWGEAACPEGRPICRGKGCVGIRQIAAGGVHTCALFEDGSARCFGASGVRRGSLGAPPVAGVVGAVELALGGAHACARRADGTALCWGHNTFGQVGDGTTEGPRAPTPVLGLAGATAIAAGTAFTCAIVGGGKVVCWGKNDRGQLGGRPQASAGKPPASEVPSPLPASPGGAPSPVAGLFGATKITLGGRHACALGPGGQVACWGDDESGELGNFRAPAPSAKPRPGPRPSPRLVSVKGIEGAIAIALGDAFGCALLEGGSTRCWGDNGAGQLGDGTTEARAELVVVQGVTGATAIALGAEHGCALGAGGAVSCWGKNDRGQLGDGTTEARKAPVDVPGLAGVRALSAGGAHTCVMLEGGAMRCWGGNGAGEVGDGTTADRASPTAVVW encoded by the coding sequence ATGCGGGAGCGAGCGCACATTTTTTTCCTGCCAGGCGCCTTCGCGCTCGTGTTCGCGGCAGGGCTGCTCCACGCCGCCGGCTGCGGGCTCCGGATCGCGGAGAACCCGACGCAGCCGGTCCCGTGTTTCCACGCGATGGACTGCCCGCCGTCGGAGAACCCTTGTATCGTCTCGACCTGCTTCGAGCAGGAGTGCGCGATGGTCGCGGCGGCCGAGAACACCGTGGTGCAGGAGCAGGAGCCGGGCGATTGCCGCATGCGGGTATGCAACGGCAATGGCATGTCGGTGGAGATCCACGACGACCTCGACGTTCCCCCCGACGACGGCAACGAGTGCACGGCCGCGGCCTGCAAGGAGGGCGCCCGCGTCCACGTGCCGGTCGAGATCGGCGAGGCCTGCGGCGAGAGCGGCGTGTGCAACGGCAAGGGCGCGTGTGGCGCGTGTCTGCCGGGGGCCGAGCGGTGCGAGGGGAACGCGGTCGCGACGTGCAGCGCGGAGGGCGCGTGGGGAGAGGCGGCCTGCCCCGAAGGACGCCCGATCTGCAGGGGAAAGGGCTGCGTGGGCATCCGGCAAATCGCGGCCGGCGGGGTGCACACGTGCGCGCTGTTCGAGGACGGCTCGGCGCGATGCTTCGGCGCCTCGGGCGTGCGGCGCGGCTCGCTCGGGGCGCCTCCGGTCGCGGGCGTCGTGGGCGCGGTCGAGCTCGCGCTCGGGGGCGCGCACGCCTGCGCGCGGCGCGCCGACGGCACCGCGCTCTGCTGGGGCCACAATACCTTCGGGCAGGTCGGCGACGGCACGACCGAGGGCCCGCGCGCGCCGACGCCCGTCCTCGGCCTCGCCGGCGCGACCGCGATCGCCGCGGGAACGGCGTTCACCTGCGCGATCGTCGGCGGCGGCAAGGTCGTCTGCTGGGGCAAAAACGATCGCGGCCAGCTCGGCGGGAGACCCCAGGCGTCCGCGGGCAAACCCCCGGCGAGCGAGGTCCCCTCCCCTCTGCCCGCGTCCCCGGGCGGCGCGCCATCACCCGTCGCGGGCCTCTTCGGCGCCACGAAGATCACGCTCGGCGGCAGGCACGCCTGCGCACTCGGGCCGGGCGGTCAGGTCGCCTGCTGGGGCGACGACGAGAGCGGCGAGCTCGGCAATTTTCGCGCGCCCGCGCCCTCCGCCAAACCCAGGCCCGGCCCGCGCCCGAGCCCGCGCCTCGTCTCCGTCAAGGGGATCGAGGGGGCGATCGCGATCGCGCTCGGCGACGCGTTCGGCTGCGCGCTGCTCGAGGGCGGATCGACGCGCTGCTGGGGCGACAATGGCGCGGGGCAGCTCGGCGACGGCACGACCGAGGCGCGGGCCGAATTGGTGGTGGTCCAAGGGGTCACCGGCGCGACGGCGATCGCGCTCGGGGCCGAGCATGGCTGCGCGCTCGGCGCAGGTGGCGCCGTTTCGTGCTGGGGCAAGAACGATCGAGGCCAGCTCGGCGACGGCACGACCGAGGCGCGAAAAGCCCCCGTCGACGTGCCCGGCCTCGCGGGCGTACGCGCGCTCTCGGCGGGCGGCGCGCACACGTGCGTGATGCTCGAGGGCGGCGCGATGCGATGCTGGGGCGGAAATGGCGCCGGTGAGGTCGGCGACGGCACGACCGCGGATCGAGCTTCCCCCACGGCCGTCGTCTGGTGA
- a CDS encoding alpha/beta fold hydrolase, translating to MSTQSTTQRLRSFVEGQIDISREIMQAAQNGSMSPYHYVKPFILRAADVGEPPLAATPHKVVYTNGKMRLLRFEPKVRKHATPILFVYSLINRYYILDFLPGRSLIEFMVGQGYDVYAIDWGTPGAAERRMGWDDVLDVLIKNAVKWTLRLSGAKDLTMYGYCMGGTMALAYASLHPQGLRNFVAQATPVDFHEGGVFAEWTKPSRFDVDALVDAYGNVPIDLMETGFSSMAPIQRMTKWLEVFRRIDDRDFVTTFLGMEHWASDNVEFPGEVYRQYIKDCYQYNNFCNGRMKVAGQTVDLSMIKVPLLNIIADNDTIAPPKSSEILNGLVSSTDKEIMRFPVGHIGLSTSSKGPKQIWPKIASWIAKRSDPFTEA from the coding sequence CTACGTCAAACCGTTCATCCTCCGCGCCGCGGACGTCGGCGAGCCCCCGCTCGCGGCGACGCCGCACAAGGTGGTCTACACGAACGGCAAGATGCGGCTGCTCCGCTTCGAGCCGAAGGTCCGCAAGCACGCGACGCCGATCCTCTTCGTCTACTCGCTGATCAACCGCTATTACATCCTCGACTTCCTGCCCGGCCGGAGCCTCATCGAGTTCATGGTCGGCCAGGGCTACGACGTCTACGCGATCGACTGGGGCACGCCCGGCGCGGCCGAGCGGCGGATGGGCTGGGACGACGTCCTCGACGTGCTCATCAAGAACGCCGTGAAGTGGACGCTCCGGCTGAGCGGCGCGAAGGACCTGACGATGTACGGCTACTGCATGGGCGGCACGATGGCGCTCGCGTACGCGTCGCTGCACCCGCAGGGGCTCCGCAATTTCGTGGCGCAGGCGACGCCGGTCGATTTCCACGAGGGCGGGGTCTTCGCCGAATGGACGAAGCCGAGCCGCTTCGACGTGGACGCGCTCGTCGACGCCTACGGCAACGTGCCGATCGACCTCATGGAGACGGGCTTCTCGTCGATGGCGCCGATCCAGCGCATGACGAAATGGCTCGAGGTCTTCCGCCGGATCGACGATCGCGACTTCGTGACCACGTTCCTCGGCATGGAGCACTGGGCCTCGGACAACGTCGAGTTCCCCGGCGAGGTGTACCGGCAATACATCAAGGATTGCTACCAGTACAACAACTTCTGCAACGGCCGGATGAAGGTCGCCGGGCAGACGGTGGACCTCTCGATGATCAAGGTGCCGCTGCTCAACATCATCGCGGACAACGACACGATCGCCCCGCCGAAGTCGAGCGAGATCCTGAACGGGCTCGTGAGCTCCACAGACAAGGAGATCATGCGCTTCCCGGTCGGGCACATCGGTCTGTCCACGTCGAGCAAGGGCCCGAAGCAGATCTGGCCGAAGATCGCCAGCTGGATCGCGAAGCGCAGCGATCCCTTCACGGAAGCCTGA